In one window of Hymenobacter nivis DNA:
- a CDS encoding POTRA domain-containing protein, with translation MLANSLLYLAGASFCLTVFALAYRLALARLPAFAWNRAYLLGALAAGVLLPLAARLGLAALLPRAPGAPAEALVVLHWSLGASATAAATAQAGAPGPDWAALALVVLAAGYGWGALRRLRAAARNLGALRRLIRGHPRTALADCTVVHLPAPGLPAFSFGRYVFLSPLHDALSAAERDQLLRHEQVHVQQRHTLDLLLVEALGVVFWFHGVVPYFGRQLKTVHEYLADAAVARAPAGRIPYGELLIKLAAQQPPFALVHAFAHKQVFLRIRMLTQPPTTPMQKLRFLFVLPVAAFAWVATAWATPAPSAPTSRGPSARTLVAAPGAPRIGRISWRGNAAVPTARLNEALDLRAGDAYDSLAVEKRLAYDPAGTDVSSLYMNHGYLFFQVAPVATRQADGTVDLAFTVAEGRRAQLGRVFITGNLDASAKAALLKQLPLRGGDEFSRAKLIETNRFLAQEGQFDPQKIGINPQPVMRPTEATDLVDIELVLTPKSRP, from the coding sequence ATGCTCGCTAACAGCCTATTGTACCTGGCCGGGGCCAGCTTTTGCCTGACCGTGTTTGCCCTGGCCTACCGCTTGGCGCTGGCCCGCCTCCCCGCCTTTGCCTGGAACCGCGCCTACCTGCTGGGGGCCCTGGCGGCCGGGGTGCTACTGCCCTTGGCGGCGCGGCTGGGGCTGGCGGCGCTGCTGCCACGGGCCCCGGGGGCTCCGGCGGAGGCACTGGTGGTGCTGCACTGGTCGCTGGGAGCCTCGGCAACGGCCGCTGCAACGGCTCAGGCCGGCGCCCCGGGGCCCGACTGGGCCGCCTTGGCGCTGGTGGTACTGGCAGCCGGCTACGGCTGGGGGGCTCTGCGCCGGCTACGGGCGGCGGCACGCAACCTGGGGGCCCTGCGGCGGCTGATCCGAGGGCACCCACGCACCGCGCTGGCGGACTGCACGGTGGTGCACCTGCCCGCGCCCGGCCTGCCGGCGTTCTCCTTCGGGCGCTACGTGTTTCTGTCGCCCCTGCACGACGCGCTAAGCGCCGCCGAGCGCGACCAGCTGCTGCGGCACGAGCAAGTGCACGTGCAGCAGCGCCATACGCTCGACTTGCTGCTGGTGGAGGCCCTAGGCGTGGTGTTCTGGTTCCACGGCGTGGTGCCCTACTTCGGCCGGCAACTAAAGACGGTGCACGAGTACCTGGCCGATGCGGCGGTGGCACGGGCCCCAGCCGGCCGCATACCTTACGGTGAGCTGCTCATTAAGCTGGCAGCCCAGCAGCCGCCCTTCGCCTTGGTGCACGCCTTTGCGCACAAACAGGTTTTTCTCCGCATCCGAATGCTCACCCAACCCCCCACCACGCCCATGCAAAAGCTCCGTTTTCTCTTCGTGCTGCCCGTGGCGGCTTTCGCATGGGTCGCCACGGCCTGGGCCACGCCGGCCCCCAGCGCCCCCACATCCAGGGGCCCCAGCGCCCGCACCCTGGTCGCCGCGCCGGGAGCCCCGCGCATCGGCCGCATCAGCTGGCGGGGCAACGCGGCGGTGCCCACGGCCCGCCTGAACGAGGCGTTGGACCTGCGAGCCGGCGACGCCTACGACTCGCTGGCGGTGGAAAAGCGGCTGGCGTACGACCCGGCCGGCACTGATGTTTCTTCCCTGTACATGAACCACGGCTACCTGTTTTTCCAGGTAGCGCCCGTGGCCACGCGCCAAGCCGACGGCACCGTGGACCTGGCCTTTACCGTCGCGGAAGGCCGCAGGGCCCAGCTAGGCCGCGTTTTCATCACCGGCAACCTCGACGCTTCCGCCAAAGCGGCGTTGCTGAAGCAGCTGCCGCTGCGCGGCGGCGACGAATTCAGCCGCGCTAAACTCATCGAAACCAACCGCTTTCTGGCCCAGGAAGGCCAGTTCGACCCGCAGAAAATTGGCATCAACCCCCAGC
- a CDS encoding BlaI/MecI/CopY family transcriptional regulator — protein MEELTKTEERIMQVLWELKKAFVKDVIERLPDEPKPPYNTVSSVVRILERKGYAGFKAYGKTYEYFPLVSKMEYRTASFKRMLSQYFDDSPTALVSFMVEETLSQREKQQLLDLLHNSENPADDAR, from the coding sequence ATGGAAGAACTCACCAAAACCGAGGAGCGCATCATGCAGGTGCTGTGGGAGTTAAAGAAGGCGTTCGTGAAGGACGTCATCGAGCGCTTGCCCGACGAGCCCAAGCCGCCCTACAACACCGTGTCGTCGGTGGTACGCATTTTGGAGCGCAAGGGCTACGCGGGCTTCAAGGCCTACGGCAAAACCTACGAATACTTCCCACTGGTGAGTAAAATGGAGTACCGCACCGCCAGCTTCAAGCGCATGCTTAGCCAGTATTTCGACGATTCGCCCACGGCCTTGGTGTCGTTCATGGTGGAAGAAACCCTGAGCCAGCGCGAAAAACAGCAGCTGCTCGACCTACTCCACAATTCCGAAAATCCCGCCGACGATGCTCGCTAA